The genomic stretch acatatatatatagggtACATGAGGGGTCGCTTGGCTTTCCTATGaagtagatttaagataattggcaaaagtaccagagtgggagatggggagaatttttttaacacagcgaattgttgtgatctggaatgcgctgcctgaaaggacggtggaagcagattcaatagtaactttcaaaaagggaattggataaatagttgaaaaggaaaaaattattAACCGGgccatgggggaaagagcaggggagtggacagctctttcaaaagaagagccagcacgggcacgatgggccgaatggtttcaaTGCATTAAGACGATTTTACTTTTTCTGCAGCCAAGCGGCCGGCCAGTGGAACCCTTGATCGTGCTTTGTGGGGATTCCAGAGTGAAGATTGAGAGGCAAGTCATTTCCAGCCTTCAAGGATTATTaatacaataataatatttagtaCCTCTTCCAGCAAACCCTGAAGCGTGGAAACCCCTCCCCAATTTCGGAGGGGGACTGAAAACCCACGGAGAGAGTAAGATCACACCGTTCCTGATATCGTAGGGGAGAAGGACCCTCTCAACAGGCAGTTGAGAATTACCAATTAACAACCAGAAAAGCAGAGGGTTTGCTCGGTGAATTCGGCATTATAATTGTGACACCGCACACTCCAAAGCATCCCATTCTACCCGATCATTAAAACGCAATGTACttgactcactgtccctcactcccgCTCCCAGCCCCCTTTTTAACCTGTGCCCAATTCTCTGCCAGGTTCCTCGCTCTGTGTCTCctctcccatctccctccccagGTACCTGGAGCAGGCCTGTCGCAGCCCTATAATCTCACCTCGTATAAAACACTTCACTTCAAAGCGAATTTACAAGATTAAGGGGgagttcatatatatatatatatatatcaggtgGGCAATCTGTTAGATTTATAGCCTTGGTTTCCCCACATAGCTTCATTGGGTGTGACAAGCTTTGGGGTGTTTCTGTAAGATGTGATAAAGTCCCTTGTAAATTATATctaccctcaccccccctcatAACCAGCATTTACTAAATGACAGTCATGCTGATATGTTGAGGTGCAGAGCGGAGGGCTGGCacgggccagttgggccgaatggcctgtttcccccccccccccttgtaaaATTCGATGTAACTCTTATGCAAAAGACTGCTGGAGACTTATTGCGAATAGTTCACGCTGCATTTAAAGCAAAGACAAAAGAAAGTGAAACAAAAAGGCACTGGGACTATCCAAGAGTTTGGTTTGTTCTTTAAAGAATGGTATTGGACCCAGGAAATTCCCACCTTCTAACCTGAGGGCCGACATTCTTTGAAATTCAGGCTCTTGGAGCCACTTCCACATCCTCCTGAAGGTCTCACGTCCGGATTTCAGTTTGCCCCAGGGCTTCGGGTTTCTTAAGAGGTCCGACAAAGTCCCCTGGGAGCGACACAGAACCCTCTGGGCGAAGATAGCCTGCGGGATGCTGTACCTTTTCAACTCGGTCATGATCCGCTGGGCCACCTCCTTGGTGTTGATCTCCTCCATCTGCCCGGGGCTTTGACCCTGATGGAGTCCCAACGGGGGGCAGCGGGGCTGAGCCCGGTTGCAAGGCAGTTGGGTTCCTTGGATGGGTCCATGGTTGTGAGGCTGGCTGGtgggcagggagggaggaggaggaggaggaggaggaggggggagacctCCGGCCAAGTGCTGATCTCCTCGGAGGAACATGGATGGGTGGCCATCGTATGAGCTCTGAGGTAGGACCTTCTCGCTGGTCAAATGGGTGGCGCAGTGTCCATAAGACGCCAGGCTCTGCCGGGTGCTGTGGATGGCCAGGCTTTGGCTGGCCATGGGAGGCAGGTCTTGCCCCATTCCCAGATCCTTGTGGTAGGGGTTGTAGAAATTGTTCAGAGGGGGCATGCCCCGGTCGTCCCTCATGAAGGCGAAGCTCCCGATCACGCTGCTGGGAGCCAggcgttggtggtggtggtgatggtgatggtactTGTCGCTCAGTGGCTGGAGCGGAGTTAAAGTAGCAAAGGCACCGCTCGGCGACTCGCATCCCACCCCTACCCCGGGGAGCATGGGCAGCTCAGGGCGGTACTCGCAGCCGTCCAGCACCGAAGCCATGCTGGACACCAGAGACTGCCGGTGAGACGAGGCGAGATCCCGGTGAACCAGGCGCCGACCCTGGCTGGCCATCAGGTCCCTCGCATGCAATAGTTCATGGCTTGCCAGCTCTCCAACACTGTCCAACCCCGAGTTCATCTC from Heptranchias perlo isolate sHepPer1 chromosome 44, sHepPer1.hap1, whole genome shotgun sequence encodes the following:
- the LOC137306753 gene encoding hepatocyte nuclear factor 6-like, yielding MIRIEMNSGLDSVGELASHELLHARDLMASQGRRLVHRDLASSHRQSLVSSMASVLDGCEYRPELPMLPGVGVGCESPSGAFATLTPLQPLSDKYHHHHHHHQRLAPSSVIGSFAFMRDDRGMPPLNNFYNPYHKDLGMGQDLPPMASQSLAIHSTRQSLASYGHCATHLTSEKVLPQSSYDGHPSMFLRGDQHLAGGLPPPPPPPPPPSLPTSQPHNHGPIQGTQLPCNRAQPRCPPLGLHQGQSPGQMEEINTKEVAQRIMTELKRYSIPQAIFAQRVLCRSQGTLSDLLRNPKPWGKLKSGRETFRRMWKWLQEPEFQRMSALRLEACRRKEHEQARSDRNHLPKKHRLVFTDVQRRTLVAIFKENHRPSKELQVTIARQLGLELSTVGNFFMNSRRRSLDKWLEEGGPCSAGSTTSTSSSASACANS